The genome window ATAATGAGATGGAGAGCTATCAATATAATTTTGATGGAAGTggtgacaattttaatttcaatgatgaCTATGATGATGATGCCCAAAGCTTCTCTAGGATGTtcattctcttattttgttttttattatgatttttagatgtttgaaaaattagaatatgcATTTAGATAGGATGAATAtctttaaacaataaaataattcttatgaTGTGGagtataatatttaacactatgaataattattactattttgttaattttataagacatcatgagaaatgaaaaattaatagtgTATAAATATTGAAtaggtaaatatatgtatattctTTATCACCTTACTATAGTCAGGCTATCGCCTTGTTTTTCAACTTTTGCCTTAAGTTAAAAGGAGTCTTATTACCTTAACATCGCCTTTTGCTTTTAACAACACTGAGAAGAACACATTTAAATGCTGCGTAAAGCACAATAGGCCAATCAACAACCCAATTAAACTTACACACCCCACGAATTCCTAAGGGCCTGTTTGgaagtagaagaaaaaataatttcatgaaCATTCCATTTTCAAGATTAAGAACTACAAAATATTTGCTTTTGGATTGTTTTCAATTGCCAAAATACTTGCATTCTTTCAATTGTGGAAAACAATAACGTTTTCTGGAACTGACCCATTTGTAAAAGAAGTTTCCAAAAACATATTACTACATGTCTTTtcttattattctatttttctgCTTTATAAGCGATAACAGCTCTCATTGTCTCTAACATGCAAGCCCAATGGGGAACAGACATCTATCAGCAACTAAAGTCCCAAACCTCATGAAATCGTTAAATTTTCCCATCCCAGAAACAAGTATCAAGAAAAGAATACGAATTAAATACAACCCAAAATCGATCAATGAAGTTACCAAAATAccattactttaaaaaaaaaaacgaaaataactaaataaataaacactaCATTGAAAAAAATCGAAATTAAGAACACAGAAACCCTAGTAACGGACCTGATGGAGACCGCCTCCAAGCTTGATGGTCTGGTTACCCATTTTTGATAGATCAAGAACCACATCTCCTGGAACCTAATCACAATAGACAAATTCAATTCCCAagcaaattgaaaaaaaaaaaattaaaaattaaaccaaattataaaaatataaataaaatacacaGACAGAGAATTTTTGGGAGCTGAATAAGAAGGAAGCCGAGGAAGAAGGAAACTGAGTTGGAACTCACCACTAACTGGTCGACGAAGCTTGCAGGCGTGTTGTCTTCCATTGTTTCTTTAACAAGGTGGAGACTTGAGAGTGGCCAGAATTGTTTCTTGAACTGCTCCGTAATATATTTCAGGTCGACTTGGGCCTGGGCCGACTTGGGCTATTGTGTGGCCCAGACCGGCCCAACTACCCATACTGCCACTTCTCTTCACTCTTTCGAAACAAAACCCTAAGCCCTTTCTTTCTCCCTCGTGGTTGAAATCTTTGAGTCTTCGATCAGGTACTTCCTCTTCAAAATGTTGGTTTTTAATTTGCTTTTTGTCCTTCCTGGTGATTTTCAATTCTTTCTCTGGAGGTCCTTGCTTCTTTTAGGAATCTTATCTGCATTGCAGACTTCTTTGTTGGTCATTTTCTTACTGGAAATTTTCTCGCTAACCAAACAGGGGTTTAATGATAGCTTACCCATTTTTAATCGGAAAGGACCAATATTTCATAGTCTTACCTTATGCAAGTGCTATAAAGATAGATTTTCGAGTTTGCAGTTTCCATTTCCACACTGATATGTTGCTTTCTGTGCGGTGGAAAAAGGATGGAATTTTGAGGAGTTGTCGTTAGcataaagcaaaaatatttgGTGTTGTAATATGTACGGTTTGATTAAAGCTTCTGTATTAGATACAGAAgtataattttctctttttcaattttggtttaTGTCTTCAGTTAATTTTTCCAGGCTACGCAGTTTGAATCAACTCTAGGAAAGCGAAGCTGTGCCTTGCAAATTGTTGAAAATGCTGCTGCATAGACATGATTAAAGGACTGTACGCCGTTGCAGTCGTCTTCATCTCATGAGCTGTGGGTTTTACTAAATTAACGAAACCATGAAGTTTACTGCACTTGTCAAAACTGTTCGTGTTCATCCAACTCTCCCCAAAATAATCGGGCCTTTGCAATCTCGTTTTTTCCAACATGATTTTGTTCCAAGAGAGCCTAATGCCAAGCCCAAGAGGTACAAATATCCGCCCTTCTATGATCCCTATGGCCCTAAGCCTCCACCCTCCGAAAAAGTCGTGGGGCTTGCGGAACGAATTGCAGCCCTAGCCCCTGAAGAACGGCTACAAATTGGTCCCATGCTGAAAGATAGGCTGAGCCTTCCGAAGACGCAAGTGATTTCAACAGAAGGAATGGAATTGGGTTCCCAGGGAGGGGCAGCCGCAGGAGCCGGAAAggttgaggaaaaggtggagaaaaCAGCATTTGATGTGAAATTGGAGAAGTTTGAAGCAGCTGCAAAAATCAAGGTGATCAAGGAAGTGAGGGCTTTTACTAGTCTGGGGTTGAAGGAGGCCAAAGACCTTGTTGAGAAGGTGCCTGTTGTGATCAAACAAGGGATCACTAAAGAGGAGGCAAATGACATAATAGAGAAGATAAAGGCTGCTGGAGGAGTTGCAGTGATGGAATAGACTTCTAGATTCTctcttgttccttttttttctttcaatttcaaaatgttGGTCCTGTTCTCCTAGGTATTTTATTAGGAAGGGGGGGGGCTTAGGGAATGTCCCATCCTTAACATTTCGAATTTTTTGTCACATGCAGATGGATGCCCATACCTTGTGGAGATGAAAAAggaataattaaatttcattcaagAATTGCAATCTGGGTTTGTCCTGAATTTTGAACATTTTCTTTGGATTGTTGGTGTACTTTGATTCAGTTTGTGTCATCAGTAAAACTGATTGGTTTCAGGGATTCCTGTGCTGCTTAAAAATCTTTCCCTTTTTGGTGTGTGAGAATTCATTTCCATTCAAGTCTTCTATTGTTTTCTTTAAGAAGATATGAGTCATGAAAAATCTCATAATTAggaataattaaattttctttcaagaATTGTAATCTGGGTTTGTCCTGAATTTTGAACATTTTCTTTGGATCGTTGGTGTACTTTGATTCAGTTTGTGTCATCGGTAAAACCGATTGGTTTCAGTGATTGCTGTGCTGCTTAAAAATCCCTTTTTTTGTGTGTGAGAATTCATTTCCATTCAAGTCTTCTATTGTTTTCTTAGTAAGGTATGAGTCATATGAAAAATCTCATAATtagaaagaagaaattaattCCTACCAGAAATAGAATGATGGGAATGTGCAAAAACAGTTGAATTGGAAAATCAGTAGGCTTGAAATTATCTGCTTGTAAACCAGCCTCCACCCTCTTTCTTGAATTctgattttttatgtttgtataTTTGAGTGAATTTATTTCAAGAAGCACCATAAGAGGGAAGAAATTGCTGGAAAGTTACATTGCAGTTCACATGATTCAACCACCTGCTGCTACTATATAGTGAGGCTGCCTATGCTGGTTCTTATTGCCCTTGGAACTGCTATGATTCCAAATGGGTTTGGCCCGGCTCTCATCCATGGAGCAAATAGCATATAGAATTCTGTGAAGCTATTGTGGTGACTCTTGGATTCATTGCAAGGAGAAATGCAAATTTTTCATCTAAGTTCTTCTCACAggcaataaaagaaataaatgtagCCATCTAAATTATAGACCACTGCATCTTGTCCCACTCAATGCAATTAACCATGGAGGTTgagtttaaaaatttaaacatttgGAGTGAGTAGAAACAAACAGGTCACACAGGGAGAAACAAACCCAGTCTACAATAGAGTCATCTGCAATGCACTTATAAACAACCTCGACAGAACATCCAATATAGTGCAGTTGGAACtaagaagaggaagaggagcCAACCATTGTGCTTACTTTCTTAAGGAGCCCTTTAATCTCACCCTCCAATTTGGCTCTCATCTCTGGAGAAAGATTGTCCCCTGACTTCTCCAACATTGAGGTCATCATCTCAAGATTCTGCCTAATAAAGAAAAGGGGACGTGCCTCTCCAATTGGAGGCTTTGAACCAGAAGATCTTGCTGGGGTCTTCAATGACTCCACAGGCTGAGAAGCTAGAGCCGCCGGCTGATTCCTATCTTGCTCCAAAGCCATAGAAGCAGCCGAGGAATGATTGAG of Vitis vinifera cultivar Pinot Noir 40024 chromosome 17, ASM3070453v1 contains these proteins:
- the LOC100246777 gene encoding uncharacterized protein LOC100246777, which produces MKFTALVKTVRVHPTLPKIIGPLQSRFFQHDFVPREPNAKPKRYKYPPFYDPYGPKPPPSEKVVGLAERIAALAPEERLQIGPMLKDRLSLPKTQVISTEGMELGSQGGAAAGAGKVEEKVEKTAFDVKLEKFEAAAKIKVIKEVRAFTSLGLKEAKDLVEKVPVVIKQGITKEEANDIIEKIKAAGGVAVME